The sequence ATATCTGATTTATACGATTTAAAATTTTCTTCAATAAAATTATCGGCTCTCAGATTAAAACGCGACTCTTGTATTACATCCCAAAAGATTTTTGCACTCGGTAATATTATTAATAAAACAAATATAAAAATGTACAATTTAAACTTCTTCTCTCGTTCCGGACGAACATAATTCATCATCGGGAATTTAAGATATTTCACAGCTACAAAAGTTGATAAGCTGATAAACACAGAATTGATAAAAAACAAATACAATGCACCAATGAAAAAAGAAAATTGAGAAGTTGCCAATCCGTAACCGGCTGTACATAAAGGCGGCATAAGGGCAGTGGCAATAGCAACACCCGGAATAACATTTGCTTTTTCCCTGCTTGAACCTGCAATAATTCCGGCCATTCCGCCAAATATTCCGATAAAAACATCAAGTAATGTAGGTTGTGTTCTTGCAAACAATTCTGAATTAACCTCTTTTAAGGGTGTAATTAAAAAATAGACAGTAGAAGTAATAACACTAACTATCATTGAGATTAAAAAGAATTTCAAAGATCGTTTTAAAGTATTCCAATCGTTTGTACCAACCGATAATCCAACACCTAAAATCGGACCCATGAGCGGAGATATTAGCATTGCTCCTATCACAACTGCAGTTGAATTTTGGTTTAGTCCGATAGAAGCTATGAAGATGGATGCAATTAAAATCCATATACTTCTTCCTTTAAAAACAATATCTCTTTTTATGATTTGAACGGTTCCGCCTATATCCGTTCCTTCACTGATACTGAACATATCGTGCAGAAAATCGAAGATTTTTGAAATAAAATTTTCTGATCCTTTTGAGGCTTTTCCTTTTTCGCTCTCATTGATCTGTGTTTGCAACTTATGTGCTTCGCGATCATTAATTGACATTACTCAATAATTTATTTTGGTTCTACGGTTATCCACTAAAACTCTTAGTAAAACATAATATTTATATTGTACTGAATTACTCTCTCCCGTATATTTCAGTGATTCGTTTTAAAAAAATTTTATGTTCGTCTTTAATATCTTCAAACTCAAATATCCACTCCCAATTTCCGCCGATTGTTCCGGGTGTATTCATCCGATGTTCTTTTCCGAGTTGTAACAGATCTTGTAAAGGTGTAATTGCCTTATCTGCAACTGATGCCCATGCTGTTCTTATTAAATGATATGCAAAATTTTCTTCTTTAAAAATACAATAATCATTCAGAAACTTTAATTCATTTTCGTTGTAATCTTCATAGATACCCATACTTGTATCGTTATCGTGCGTCCCTGTATATACAACACAATTGTTATGATAATTGTGGGGTAAGAAATGATTATCGGCATCGGAATCGAAAGCAAATTGCAAAATTTTCATTCCGGCTAAGTTGTACTTTTCCAATAATTTAACAACTCCGTCTGATAATAATCCGAGATCTTCTGCAATAAATCTTTCTCTTTCTTTTAAAATGTCATCTAAAAAAGCTTCTTCAGGTCCTGGCAACCATTCCCCGAATTCGGCAGT comes from Bacteroidales bacterium and encodes:
- a CDS encoding TIGR00341 family protein, giving the protein MSINDREAHKLQTQINESEKGKASKGSENFISKIFDFLHDMFSISEGTDIGGTVQIIKRDIVFKGRSIWILIASIFIASIGLNQNSTAVVIGAMLISPLMGPILGVGLSVGTNDWNTLKRSLKFFLISMIVSVITSTVYFLITPLKEVNSELFARTQPTLLDVFIGIFGGMAGIIAGSSREKANVIPGVAIATALMPPLCTAGYGLATSQFSFFIGALYLFFINSVFISLSTFVAVKYLKFPMMNYVRPEREKKFKLYIFIFVLLIILPSAKIFWDVIQESRFNLRADNFIEENFKSYKSDIIFTDIDYSDTLSYIDIYLTDQIFSDAQIRDYKDKLPTYGLTKKCSGITVTDSTALNFHQEENNLDTLVSKIDNISEDIHNKLRVGVLEDIYHKQEDIIQSKNAKIEFLENQLIGITRDTLPLQSLKKELAVQYPRIEQFAFAKTIELNESNVYDTIPTLLVNWKKGTYNSHIFKKTKTLEEWLRIRLDLDTLRVVKY